The Mus pahari unplaced genomic scaffold, PAHARI_EIJ_v1.1 scaffold_10901_1, whole genome shotgun sequence genome has a segment encoding these proteins:
- the LOC110314698 gene encoding putative vomeronasal receptor-like protein 4, which yields MNWNNIIHTIIFLSLTGPGILGNILIFVRHTYMPALWIEKKPVDLILIHLAFSNLIIICSTGIRDIATVFYFRNFLGDTGCKTVVYLARMAQGLSICTTCLLSVVQAVTVNPRTSLWTKLKPQTACQVLPFILVFWIVNVLISSNLLSYIKAGSSLNGSVAAKFIGHCYMLQSRYIIKWFFLSLMTLRDVIFQSLMGWSSGSMALHLYNHHKRVLYLHNSKFANSAPEIRATWSVLTLMTCFLFFYWVDLILSFYTGFSVTHDSSSLNMKTFLELGYASFSPYVLISRDIRVPNVLHAH from the coding sequence ATGAACTGGAATAATATTATCCACACaataatctttctttctcttactggacctggaattctgggaaatatcCTAATATTTgtgagacatacatacatgcctgcCTTGTGGATTGAGAAAAAGCCTGTTGACCTTATTCTCATCCACTTGGCATTTTCTAATCTAATCATTATTTGTAGCACAGGGATCAGAGATATAGCTACAGTGTTTTATTTCAGAAACTTCCTAGGAGATACTGGTTGTAAAACTGTGGTTTATCTGGCAAGGATGGCACAGGGCCTCTCCATCTGCACCACCTGTCTCCTCAGTGTGGTCCAGGCTGTCACCGTCAATCCGAGGACTTCCCTTTGGACAAAGCTCAAACCACAAACAGCATGCCAAGTTCTTCCCTTTATCCTTGTCTTTTGGATTGTTAATGTTCTCATAAGCTCCAACTTGCTCTCCTACATCAAAGCAGGCAGTAGCTTGAACGGGTCTGTGGCTGCCAAGTTCATTGGCCACTGCTATATGCTCCAATCAAGATACATCATCAAGTggtttttcctctctctcatgACTCTTCGTGATGTCATCTTTCAGAGTCTCATGGGCTGGAGCAGTGGGTCCATGGCTCTCCATCTATATAACCATCACAAGCGTGTCCTCTACCTTCACAACTCCAAGTTTGCAAACTCTGCTCCAGAAATCAGAGCTACATGGAGTGTTCTCACTCTTATgacctgcttccttttcttctattggGTAGAtttaattctctccttctacacaGGTTTTTCAGTGACACATGATTCTAGTTCactaaatatgaaaacatttttagaacTTGGTTATGCTAGTTTCAGCCCCTATGTTCTGATCAGCAGAGATATTCGTGTTCCTAATGTCTTGCATGCCCACTAA